The following proteins are encoded in a genomic region of Bacillus marinisedimentorum:
- a CDS encoding rhodanese-like domain-containing protein — MSILLTVFGIFAGTALYKRYIPVKGTPCLDGLESCNRDENMVLLDVRDFQESSADPVEGSLNIPLAYLKRYSSDIPNKRVVLIADSFILANMATRFLRLRKFNVAGVHFKGMPKTDKKRSCCQWQDIALTPKKQIN, encoded by the coding sequence TTGTCGATTCTTCTTACCGTATTCGGCATTTTTGCAGGTACAGCTTTATATAAACGTTATATACCGGTCAAAGGGACCCCTTGCCTGGACGGGCTTGAATCCTGCAACCGGGATGAAAACATGGTATTGCTTGATGTGAGGGATTTCCAGGAGTCATCAGCAGATCCGGTCGAAGGAAGCTTGAATATTCCGCTTGCCTACTTGAAAAGGTACAGCAGTGACATTCCGAATAAGCGGGTTGTGCTGATCGCTGATTCATTTATACTTGCTAATATGGCAACCCGGTTTTTGCGCCTCCGCAAGTTCAATGTGGCCGGCGTTCATTTTAAAGGGATGCCTAAAACTGATAAAAAGAGGAGTTGTTGCCAGTGGCAGGACATCGCTTTAACCCCGAAAAAGCAAATAAACTAG
- a CDS encoding sulfurtransferase TusA family protein, whose protein sequence is METVNIVDAKGLACPMPIVKTKKAMDKLQQGDILEIQATDKGATNDLTAWSKSSGHEMLEMKDEDGILTFWIKKG, encoded by the coding sequence ATGGAAACAGTAAATATAGTTGATGCAAAGGGCCTTGCCTGCCCAATGCCAATCGTGAAGACGAAAAAAGCCATGGATAAACTTCAACAAGGTGATATTCTTGAGATTCAGGCAACTGACAAAGGGGCCACAAATGATTTGACGGCCTGGTCAAAATCGTCAGGACATGAAATGCTTGAGATGAAAGATGAAGACGGCATACTGACTTTCTGGATCAAAAAAGGGTAA
- a CDS encoding DsrE/DsrF/DrsH-like family protein yields the protein MSKKIAIIAANGGMFDAYKVFNIATAAAATDAEVQIFFTFEGLNLIHKEGHKQLPMPEGKEHFQEGFKNANVPPIPDLVEMAKDMGVKFVACQMTMDVMSLEKEHFVDGIDVGGAVTFLDFAQGADVTLTF from the coding sequence ATGAGTAAAAAAATCGCGATTATCGCAGCAAACGGTGGAATGTTCGACGCTTACAAGGTATTCAACATCGCAACAGCAGCAGCAGCAACAGATGCAGAAGTACAAATCTTCTTCACGTTTGAAGGACTGAACTTGATACACAAAGAAGGCCATAAGCAGCTTCCGATGCCGGAAGGAAAAGAACATTTCCAGGAAGGCTTCAAAAATGCAAACGTACCTCCAATTCCAGATCTTGTGGAAATGGCAAAGGACATGGGTGTTAAGTTTGTTGCATGCCAAATGACAATGGATGTCATGAGCCTTGAAAAAGAACACTTTGTTGACGGAATTGATGTCGGCGGAGCGGTAACTTTCCTCGACTTTGCACAGGGTGCTGATGTAACACTTACATTCTAA
- a CDS encoding sulfurtransferase TusA family protein: protein MAIKSDFTIDAKGLSCPLPIVKAKKGMNEIGPGQVLELQATDRGSLADIQGWAKGTGHEYIGTREEGDVLKHYLRKASDEEAKEAEPYPHTIDNEGLQSKLNNEDITVLDVRESAEYAFKHIPGAKSIPMGELENRIDELDKDSDLYVVCRTGNRSDMASKLLSEKGFKNVVNVVPGMSEWNGPSEEEE, encoded by the coding sequence ATGGCGATCAAATCAGATTTTACAATTGATGCAAAAGGGTTGTCTTGCCCGCTGCCGATTGTAAAGGCGAAAAAAGGCATGAACGAAATTGGTCCTGGCCAGGTCCTTGAACTTCAGGCAACCGACAGGGGTTCACTGGCTGATATCCAGGGCTGGGCCAAAGGAACAGGGCATGAATATATCGGCACCCGCGAAGAAGGCGACGTGCTGAAGCACTATCTCCGCAAAGCAAGTGATGAAGAAGCTAAGGAAGCGGAGCCATATCCTCATACGATCGATAACGAAGGGCTGCAGAGCAAGCTCAATAATGAGGATATTACGGTTCTTGATGTACGTGAATCTGCAGAGTATGCATTCAAGCATATCCCGGGCGCGAAGTCCATTCCGATGGGTGAACTGGAAAACCGCATTGATGAGCTTGATAAGGATTCAGACCTTTATGTTGTGTGCCGCACCGGCAACCGCAGTGACATGGCATCAAAACTTCTATCTGAAAAAGGGTTTAAAAATGTCGTAAATGTCGTTCCGGGTATGAGCGAGTGGAATGGCCCTTCCGAGGAAGAAGAATAA
- a CDS encoding NAD(P)/FAD-dependent oxidoreductase — MHDVLIIGGGISGLSAAVYTAYGKLDTVVLDTETSQIKRVGTLRNYPGVLETSGEQLLENMRKQAESFGAEVQVNEVKNIEPQEGGFSVETETGTMSAKYVIVATNIKTDLLENLGLSLIVNEKVPSGKIKQVEGVGFDGVTSRENLYIAGLLTGLSSQSVIAAGQGAQLGVDIVTRETGKMFIWHDV, encoded by the coding sequence GTGCATGATGTACTGATTATCGGAGGCGGGATTTCCGGACTGTCTGCAGCTGTTTATACAGCTTACGGGAAGTTGGACACCGTTGTACTCGATACGGAGACGTCCCAGATCAAAAGGGTCGGAACGCTGCGGAACTATCCAGGCGTACTAGAAACCTCCGGCGAACAATTACTCGAAAACATGCGGAAGCAGGCAGAATCCTTCGGTGCTGAAGTGCAGGTGAACGAGGTGAAAAATATTGAGCCCCAGGAAGGCGGCTTCAGTGTTGAAACAGAAACCGGCACGATGTCAGCAAAATATGTCATTGTTGCAACCAACATTAAAACAGATCTTCTTGAGAACCTGGGACTTTCACTAATCGTGAATGAAAAAGTCCCAAGTGGAAAAATTAAGCAGGTGGAAGGCGTCGGGTTTGATGGCGTGACATCACGGGAAAACCTATATATTGCCGGGCTGTTGACAGGACTCTCAAGCCAATCGGTCATTGCAGCCGGACAGGGTGCCCAGCTTGGTGTCGATATTGTGACCAGGGAAACAGGAAAAATGTTTATCTGGCATGATGTATAA
- a CDS encoding sulfurtransferase TusA family protein: MEANKVVDAKNLACPMPIVKTKKGMDDLESGQVLEVQATDKGAVNDLTAWSKSKGHELIEQTEKDGVLYFYIKKA; encoded by the coding sequence ATGGAAGCGAATAAAGTAGTTGACGCAAAAAACCTGGCATGCCCAATGCCGATTGTAAAGACAAAAAAAGGCATGGATGATCTTGAATCAGGTCAAGTCCTTGAAGTTCAGGCAACTGATAAAGGTGCAGTGAATGACCTGACTGCCTGGTCCAAGTCAAAAGGGCACGAATTGATTGAGCAAACTGAAAAAGACGGCGTCCTGTATTTCTATATCAAAAAGGCGTAA
- a CDS encoding MBL fold metallo-hydrolase yields the protein MAELKMMTAKELTEKVINKEELFILDVRNESEFNDWKIEGERIDVINKAYFELLEGLDPIKDDLPKDKDILVVCAKEGSSKFVAEQLVEEGFENVSYLEGGMKSWSEYLHPVKVADLKGNGELYQFVRIGKGCLSYLVASDGEAVIIDSARTVDNYLEFLKEKDLKLTNVLDTHLHADHISGGRKLGEETGATYWLPPKDAEEVTFDYEPLEEGRELKVGSSTISVQPLYSPGHTIGSTSFIIDDKYLLTGDILFVESIGRPDLAGLAEDWVGDLRDTLYSRYKNLSDELMVLPAHFAHHTELGENGEVMARLGDLYEKNAGLQVEDEGEFRKLVTENLPPQPNAYKEIRETNMGKIDPDGEKQREMEIGPNRCAVHG from the coding sequence ATGGCTGAATTGAAAATGATGACAGCTAAAGAATTGACTGAAAAAGTAATTAACAAAGAAGAGTTATTCATTCTGGATGTCCGGAATGAGAGTGAATTCAACGACTGGAAAATTGAGGGTGAAAGAATCGATGTCATCAATAAGGCATACTTCGAACTGCTCGAAGGCCTGGATCCGATAAAAGATGACCTTCCGAAGGATAAAGATATCCTGGTTGTCTGCGCGAAAGAAGGTTCTTCCAAATTCGTTGCAGAGCAGCTCGTTGAAGAAGGATTTGAAAATGTGAGCTACCTTGAAGGCGGCATGAAAAGCTGGAGCGAATATCTCCATCCGGTGAAAGTTGCCGACCTTAAAGGCAACGGTGAGTTATATCAATTTGTTCGCATAGGTAAAGGGTGCCTGTCCTATCTGGTTGCATCAGATGGAGAAGCGGTCATTATTGATTCTGCCCGCACAGTCGACAACTACCTTGAATTTCTGAAAGAGAAAGACCTTAAACTGACCAACGTCCTTGACACGCACTTGCACGCCGATCATATTTCCGGCGGGCGCAAGCTCGGTGAAGAAACGGGTGCGACTTACTGGCTGCCGCCGAAAGATGCGGAGGAAGTTACATTTGACTATGAGCCGCTTGAAGAAGGCCGTGAGTTGAAAGTCGGTTCATCCACAATCAGCGTCCAACCGCTTTACTCACCCGGCCATACAATTGGAAGCACTTCTTTCATCATAGACGACAAGTACTTGCTGACAGGGGACATTCTGTTTGTTGAGTCCATCGGGCGTCCTGACCTTGCCGGTCTGGCGGAAGATTGGGTCGGCGACCTGCGTGACACCCTTTACAGCCGTTATAAAAACCTGTCAGATGAATTGATGGTGCTGCCGGCACACTTTGCACACCACACAGAACTTGGTGAAAACGGCGAAGTAATGGCACGCCTTGGCGACCTTTATGAAAAGAATGCAGGGCTGCAAGTGGAAGACGAAGGTGAATTCCGCAAGCTGGTAACTGAAAATCTCCCGCCGCAGCCAAACGCGTATAAAGAAATCCGGGAAACAAACATGGGTAAAATTGATCCTGACGGTGAAAAACAGCGCGAAATGGAAATTGGTCCAAACCGCTGTGCCGTTCACGGATAA
- a CDS encoding rhodanese-like domain-containing protein: protein MSVKTVMTPDEVKEKLEKGEKMNVIDVREHEEVAEGMIPGAKHIPLGEIQERANELEKGKEYIMVCRSGNRSGMATEYLNSQGFTCINMVGGMMNWTGKVK from the coding sequence ATGTCAGTCAAAACGGTTATGACACCAGATGAAGTGAAAGAAAAACTCGAAAAGGGCGAAAAAATGAACGTTATTGACGTCCGTGAACATGAAGAAGTGGCAGAAGGAATGATTCCGGGTGCAAAGCACATCCCGCTCGGTGAAATCCAGGAGCGTGCAAATGAGCTGGAAAAAGGCAAGGAATATATCATGGTTTGCCGTTCAGGCAACCGGAGCGGCATGGCAACTGAATACTTGAACAGCCAGGGCTTCACTTGCATCAATATGGTTGGCGGCATGATGAACTGGACAGGGAAGGTAAAGTAA
- a CDS encoding aspartyl-phosphate phosphatase Spo0E family protein, with translation MIESTVTGKDELLKEIERLRLQMYKIMGNMNDSMFSSPEFLAISRELDQKIIEFQTYGK, from the coding sequence TTGATTGAATCAACTGTTACCGGGAAAGACGAACTTTTGAAAGAAATCGAGAGATTACGCCTGCAAATGTATAAAATTATGGGCAATATGAATGACAGTATGTTCAGCAGCCCTGAGTTTTTGGCTATCAGCAGAGAACTTGATCAAAAAATCATCGAGTTTCAAACATACGGTAAATGA
- the menC gene encoding o-succinylbenzoate synthase has translation MIIDRFVLHVIENKLKKPFTTSFGTVELRQSIIVEAIDDKGVSGWGECVAFSSPWYTEETTRTCLHIMEDFLIPIVFRKQISHPSELKARFREVRRNPMAKAAVEMSVWDLAAKNAEVSLADFIGATRKQIPAGAVVGINTPEKMKSEIEHFLNDGYQRIKIKIYPESDERVISEIRNHFPDLPLMADANSAYTLDHVEQLKNLDKYNLLMIEQPLGQGDFAGHALLQKHLQTPVCLDESIASFEDARQALALDSCRIINVKIGRVGGLQEALDIHQLCLDKEVPLWVGGMLETGVSRAFNIALAALPGFTVPGDISASSRYWHKDITLPEVKVSDGWIDVPADSGIGYIIDERHLKTLRLERKVLRAGV, from the coding sequence ATGATCATTGACCGGTTTGTTTTGCATGTCATTGAAAATAAACTGAAAAAGCCGTTCACTACTAGTTTTGGTACGGTTGAACTCCGCCAGAGCATTATTGTGGAGGCGATAGACGACAAAGGTGTTTCTGGCTGGGGGGAGTGTGTTGCGTTTTCTTCCCCGTGGTATACGGAAGAAACGACCAGGACATGCCTGCATATAATGGAAGATTTCCTTATTCCTATCGTATTTCGAAAACAGATTTCCCACCCGTCCGAACTGAAAGCGAGGTTCAGGGAGGTGCGAAGGAATCCGATGGCCAAGGCTGCCGTTGAGATGTCTGTCTGGGACCTGGCCGCCAAAAATGCTGAAGTGTCGCTTGCTGATTTCATCGGAGCCACGCGTAAACAAATACCGGCAGGGGCTGTGGTTGGAATAAATACACCCGAAAAGATGAAATCTGAAATAGAGCATTTTTTAAATGATGGATATCAGCGGATCAAAATAAAGATCTATCCTGAGTCCGACGAGCGGGTCATAAGCGAAATCCGAAACCATTTTCCGGATCTTCCCTTAATGGCAGATGCCAATTCCGCCTATACGCTGGATCATGTCGAACAATTGAAAAATCTTGATAAATACAATTTGCTGATGATCGAACAGCCGCTCGGTCAGGGTGATTTTGCCGGCCATGCCCTTTTGCAAAAGCATCTTCAAACCCCGGTATGCCTCGATGAAAGCATCGCTTCGTTTGAAGACGCTAGACAGGCGCTTGCGCTGGATAGCTGCCGAATCATAAATGTAAAAATCGGAAGGGTCGGCGGCCTTCAGGAAGCGCTCGATATTCATCAGTTATGTCTTGATAAGGAAGTACCCCTTTGGGTAGGAGGAATGCTTGAAACCGGAGTATCACGTGCGTTCAATATTGCACTTGCTGCATTGCCGGGTTTCACTGTACCCGGCGATATTTCCGCTTCATCACGATATTGGCACAAAGATATCACTTTACCCGAAGTGAAGGTGAGCGACGGTTGGATTGATGTGCCTGCAGATAGCGGTATCGGATATATAATAGACGAACGACACCTCAAAACGCTTCGATTAGAACGAAAGGTATTACGGGCGGGAGTATAA
- a CDS encoding o-succinylbenzoate--CoA ligase produces MHAEMMPNWLEKRAFLSPERTALIKGDDRVSFRELKDRARKYAAAFQSHGIEQGSRCALLIDNSIDSAAAIYGLQSLGAVMVLLNTRLTPAECAWQMKDAEAALLVFSDARSDQAKEASESAGIRAVQLDTLPQPNMPEPDILTEFDLNSLHSIIYTSGTTGKPKGVLLTNGNHWWSAVSSALNLGIQQDDRWLACLPFFHVSGLSILMKSVIYGMSVVIHDQFDPQKVHCSLIQDRVTMISVVSVMLAQVLEELGKDRYPEHLRCVLLGGGPAPKSLLEKSRDKRIPVFQTYGMTETASQIATLSPEYALEKLGSAGKPLFPAELAIFSGSHPAGPGEIGEIAVKGPNVSKGYYKKEADRQAGWFMTGDLGKLDEEGFLYVIDRRSDLIISGGENIYPAEIEDILLSHPAVKEAGVYGIDDEKWGSVPAAAIVLSRDTTEQALQAYCKTRLAGYKVPRKISFTEQLPRNAARKLQRHRLKDLEENGRGYQ; encoded by the coding sequence ATGCATGCTGAAATGATGCCGAACTGGCTTGAAAAGAGGGCTTTTCTATCACCGGAAAGGACTGCCTTGATTAAAGGGGATGACAGGGTTTCTTTCCGGGAACTGAAAGACCGGGCCCGCAAATATGCTGCTGCATTTCAATCTCACGGTATAGAACAGGGGAGCCGCTGTGCACTCTTGATTGATAACTCTATAGATTCAGCTGCTGCGATATATGGACTGCAAAGCCTTGGGGCCGTAATGGTTTTGCTGAATACGCGGCTGACTCCGGCCGAGTGCGCCTGGCAAATGAAGGATGCGGAAGCGGCGCTGCTTGTTTTCAGCGATGCCCGGTCGGACCAGGCGAAAGAAGCATCTGAGTCTGCAGGCATCCGTGCTGTGCAGCTCGATACGCTGCCTCAGCCCAACATGCCTGAGCCTGATATTTTGACGGAATTTGATTTAAACAGCCTGCATTCCATCATCTATACGAGCGGGACTACAGGGAAGCCGAAGGGAGTACTCCTGACAAACGGCAACCACTGGTGGAGTGCTGTTTCTTCCGCTTTGAATCTTGGTATTCAGCAAGATGACCGATGGCTTGCCTGCCTGCCCTTTTTTCATGTAAGCGGGCTTTCAATATTGATGAAAAGCGTCATTTACGGAATGAGCGTCGTTATTCATGACCAGTTTGATCCCCAAAAAGTACACTGCTCCCTAATACAGGACCGCGTGACGATGATTTCGGTCGTTAGCGTAATGCTCGCACAGGTACTTGAGGAACTTGGGAAAGACAGATATCCGGAGCATTTGCGGTGCGTGCTTCTTGGCGGCGGACCGGCCCCGAAATCTTTGCTTGAAAAAAGCAGGGATAAACGGATACCTGTATTTCAGACATACGGGATGACCGAAACGGCGTCACAAATTGCCACCCTCTCTCCGGAGTATGCGCTCGAGAAGCTCGGCTCAGCCGGCAAGCCACTGTTTCCTGCTGAACTTGCCATCTTTTCGGGGTCCCATCCAGCAGGCCCGGGTGAAATCGGTGAAATTGCTGTAAAGGGGCCGAACGTATCAAAAGGATATTATAAAAAGGAAGCAGATAGACAAGCAGGCTGGTTTATGACCGGTGATTTGGGCAAGCTTGACGAAGAGGGGTTTCTATATGTCATCGACAGGCGCAGTGATTTGATCATATCAGGCGGAGAAAACATTTACCCTGCCGAGATAGAAGATATACTATTAAGTCATCCTGCTGTGAAGGAAGCGGGTGTTTACGGAATTGATGATGAAAAGTGGGGAAGCGTCCCGGCGGCAGCTATTGTGCTGTCCAGGGATACTACGGAACAGGCGCTTCAGGCATACTGCAAAACGCGGCTTGCCGGTTACAAAGTGCCAAGGAAAATATCGTTCACAGAACAACTCCCCCGGAATGCGGCTCGCAAACTCCAGCGCCATCGACTGAAGGATTTGGAAGAGAACGGACGTGGTTACCAATGA
- the menB gene encoding 1,4-dihydroxy-2-naphthoyl-CoA synthase produces MSSFEWVAERNYEDILYETYNGIAKITINRPEVRNSFRPKTVMELIDAFAFARDDKDIGVIVLAGAGDDAFCAGGDQKVRGHGGYVGEDEIPRLNVLDLQRLIRVIPKPVVAMVSGYAIGGGHVLHVVCDLTIAADNAIFGQTGPKVGSFDAGYGAGYLARIVGHKKAREIWYLCRQYNAQEALDMGLVNTVVPLEKLEEETVQWCEEMLEKSPTALRFLKASFNADTDGLAGLQQLGGDATLLYYTTEEAKEGRDAFKEKRKPDFKQFPRFP; encoded by the coding sequence ATGTCCAGTTTTGAATGGGTAGCTGAACGAAATTATGAAGACATCCTGTATGAGACATATAACGGGATTGCGAAAATCACCATCAACCGTCCAGAGGTGCGGAATTCATTCCGACCAAAAACGGTGATGGAATTGATCGATGCTTTTGCATTTGCGCGCGATGACAAAGATATTGGCGTTATCGTCCTGGCGGGAGCAGGAGACGATGCATTCTGTGCCGGCGGCGACCAGAAAGTCCGCGGCCATGGCGGGTATGTCGGCGAAGACGAGATTCCGCGCTTGAATGTTCTCGATTTGCAGCGCTTGATTCGTGTCATTCCAAAGCCGGTCGTCGCGATGGTCAGCGGCTATGCGATTGGCGGCGGGCACGTGCTGCACGTCGTCTGCGACCTTACAATCGCCGCTGATAACGCAATTTTCGGCCAGACCGGTCCTAAGGTCGGCAGCTTTGATGCTGGATATGGCGCAGGATACCTCGCCCGTATCGTCGGCCATAAGAAAGCCCGTGAAATCTGGTACCTGTGCCGCCAGTATAATGCACAGGAAGCGCTGGATATGGGTCTTGTCAACACAGTCGTGCCTCTTGAAAAGCTTGAAGAAGAAACGGTGCAATGGTGTGAAGAAATGCTTGAGAAATCACCGACAGCCCTGCGCTTCCTGAAAGCTTCCTTCAATGCTGATACGGATGGCCTTGCCGGCCTTCAGCAGCTTGGCGGAGACGCAACTCTGCTTTACTATACAACCGAAGAGGCGAAAGAAGGCCGTGATGCGTTCAAGGAAAAGCGCAAGCCAGACTTCAAGCAGTTTCCTCGTTTTCCTTAA
- the menH gene encoding 2-succinyl-6-hydroxy-2,4-cyclohexadiene-1-carboxylate synthase, translating into MSNRSHAVINGLGYSYEVKGQGAPLLLLHGFTGDISTWNPVVDRLAEQYRTIAVDLPGHGKTEAPENPDRYGAENTAKDLAGLLDYLGIDRAYVLGYSMGGRLALTFSFLYKEKVKGLILESASPGLKSESERSDRRARDEKLASMIDEVGIKAFVDYWENIPLFASQRKLPEDSREEIRRQRLNQRPHGLANSLRGFGTGSQPSWWKRLGELEVPVILLAGELDTKFVAIADEMEKGLGNAEKRVVKETGHAIHVEQPQIFGKIVVDCMKMLSKLSN; encoded by the coding sequence GTGAGTAACAGATCCCATGCTGTGATAAACGGTCTTGGTTACAGTTATGAAGTGAAGGGGCAAGGCGCTCCTCTTTTGCTGCTTCATGGTTTCACAGGAGATATTTCTACATGGAATCCTGTCGTTGACCGGCTGGCCGAACAATATCGGACGATTGCCGTCGACTTGCCGGGCCACGGCAAAACGGAGGCGCCGGAAAACCCGGATCGATACGGTGCAGAAAATACTGCGAAGGATCTCGCAGGCCTACTGGATTACCTTGGCATCGACCGTGCCTATGTACTGGGCTATTCGATGGGAGGCAGACTCGCGCTTACTTTTTCTTTCTTATACAAAGAGAAGGTAAAAGGGCTTATACTTGAAAGTGCATCACCAGGACTGAAAAGCGAAAGTGAACGGTCGGACAGGAGAGCACGTGATGAAAAGCTTGCCTCAATGATTGATGAGGTCGGAATCAAGGCGTTTGTTGATTACTGGGAGAATATCCCGCTATTTGCCAGCCAAAGAAAGCTCCCGGAAGACAGTCGGGAAGAAATTAGAAGGCAAAGGCTGAACCAGCGGCCGCATGGCCTGGCAAACAGCTTGCGCGGATTCGGAACCGGTTCACAGCCCTCGTGGTGGAAACGGCTCGGAGAACTTGAGGTGCCGGTTATCCTTCTCGCAGGGGAACTGGATACGAAGTTTGTTGCTATTGCTGACGAGATGGAAAAAGGGCTTGGGAATGCGGAAAAACGTGTGGTCAAGGAAACTGGTCATGCAATCCATGTGGAACAACCGCAGATTTTTGGTAAAATAGTAGTTGACTGCATGAAAATGCTGTCAAAACTGTCGAATTGA
- the menD gene encoding 2-succinyl-5-enolpyruvyl-6-hydroxy-3-cyclohexene-1-carboxylic-acid synthase, with protein sequence MTTANNALTRYTAAFVDELVNSGVVDAVISPGSRSTPMAMTMAHHPGMNVWLEIDERSAGFFALGKAKASARPVALVCTSGTAAANYMPAVVEAYLSRVPLLVLTTDRPHELRDVGAPQAIDQLNLYGKYAKWFAEMALPEESDAMLRYARSFAGRAAATAKQGPAGVVHMNFPYREPLIPDFTIDHLWEGGRMNRDAYIVISPGIKTADQALLRKLGAELAGIENGLIVCGPNEDQGFEDAVAGLADKLQYPVLADPLSQLRSGEHNKKWIIDGYDAFLRSEKIKKKAKPDIIIRFGAMPVSKPFLLYLKTHPETRQIIIDEDGGWREPTLLASDMIHSNAGQFCDSLKEVLPQRDETDWARQWLNWNAETVSVLKASALNEKIFEGQLFRELQELMPEGSLLFVGNSMPVRDLDSFFFNTGQSIRTMANRGANGIDGIVSSALGAASVQAPMVLVIGDLSFYHDMNGLLASKLYKLNATIVVVNNDGGGIFSFLPQAQHSQHFEDLFGTPHGLDFKHAAELYKGEYCKVDSWSGFRTAVSEAVSFEGLNIIEVPTDRKDNVKQHKDVWRAVMEVVESGE encoded by the coding sequence ATGACAACAGCGAATAATGCCCTTACCAGATATACAGCGGCATTTGTCGATGAACTGGTAAATAGCGGAGTTGTGGATGCCGTGATCAGTCCTGGATCACGTTCCACCCCTATGGCAATGACAATGGCGCATCATCCCGGCATGAACGTCTGGCTTGAAATAGACGAGCGTTCAGCCGGTTTTTTTGCGCTGGGAAAAGCGAAGGCATCTGCCCGGCCGGTGGCGCTTGTCTGTACGTCAGGCACGGCGGCGGCGAACTATATGCCGGCAGTTGTGGAAGCGTATTTATCAAGGGTCCCTTTACTGGTGCTGACGACAGACAGGCCCCATGAGCTCCGCGATGTGGGTGCGCCTCAGGCCATCGACCAGCTTAATCTGTATGGTAAATATGCAAAATGGTTTGCTGAAATGGCGCTGCCGGAAGAATCGGACGCAATGCTCCGTTATGCCCGCAGTTTTGCCGGCCGCGCTGCAGCAACGGCAAAGCAGGGGCCGGCCGGGGTCGTACATATGAATTTTCCTTATCGGGAACCGCTCATACCCGATTTCACAATTGATCATTTGTGGGAGGGCGGCAGAATGAATCGTGATGCATATATCGTCATCTCACCAGGAATTAAAACGGCAGATCAAGCGCTGCTTCGAAAGCTGGGTGCAGAACTGGCGGGAATTGAGAACGGACTCATTGTTTGCGGCCCCAATGAAGATCAGGGATTCGAAGATGCGGTTGCCGGCCTTGCCGATAAGCTGCAGTATCCTGTATTGGCCGACCCGCTTTCGCAGCTGAGGTCAGGTGAACATAATAAGAAATGGATAATTGATGGGTATGATGCTTTTTTACGGAGTGAAAAAATAAAGAAAAAGGCGAAGCCGGATATTATTATTCGATTCGGCGCCATGCCTGTATCCAAGCCGTTTCTCCTTTATTTGAAGACTCACCCGGAAACACGGCAAATCATCATTGATGAAGACGGGGGCTGGCGGGAGCCGACGCTGCTTGCTTCTGATATGATCCATTCCAATGCGGGGCAGTTTTGCGATTCGCTTAAGGAAGTGCTTCCGCAGCGGGATGAGACTGATTGGGCGAGACAATGGCTGAACTGGAATGCTGAGACGGTCAGTGTATTAAAAGCTTCCGCCCTGAACGAAAAAATTTTTGAAGGCCAGTTATTCCGTGAACTACAGGAACTGATGCCTGAAGGTTCTTTGCTGTTTGTCGGCAACAGTATGCCTGTAAGGGACCTTGATTCTTTTTTCTTCAATACCGGCCAATCGATAAGGACAATGGCAAACAGGGGGGCAAACGGCATCGACGGGATTGTCTCAAGTGCACTTGGCGCAGCTTCGGTACAAGCGCCGATGGTGCTGGTGATCGGCGACCTGTCGTTTTATCATGATATGAACGGCCTTCTTGCTTCGAAACTGTACAAGCTGAATGCAACTATCGTAGTGGTGAATAACGATGGCGGGGGAATTTTTTCTTTCTTGCCCCAGGCGCAGCATTCACAACATTTTGAGGACCTGTTCGGCACACCGCATGGCCTTGATTTCAAGCATGCGGCAGAGTTGTATAAAGGGGAATACTGTAAAGTTGATTCCTGGTCAGGATTCCGGACGGCGGTATCCGAAGCCGTTTCCTTTGAAGGCCTTAATATAATTGAAGTTCCGACCGATAGAAAGGATAATGTAAAACAGCATAAAGATGTCTGGCGGGCTGTAATGGAAGTGGTGGAGTCAGGTGAGTAA